A stretch of the Planktothricoides raciborskii GIHE-MW2 genome encodes the following:
- a CDS encoding phosphate-starvation-inducible PsiE family protein has translation MQNFLDNPSSKSYAWLNRTKIVRFLETIQDLIVISLCLGLFCFMVLELREMFFSLLPPIEFQEVTADILFLLILVELFRLLIIYLQEQRVSIGVAVEVSIVSVLREVIVRGVLETPWVQILATGSFLIVLAGLLLVRAWIPPTFEGIDPERTIANRYKKTVKSSTMAAEEFPHELD, from the coding sequence ATGCAAAATTTCCTAGATAATCCTTCGTCCAAATCTTACGCCTGGTTAAATCGCACCAAGATTGTGCGATTTTTAGAAACCATCCAAGACTTGATCGTTATTTCTTTGTGTCTTGGCTTATTCTGTTTCATGGTGTTGGAGTTGCGAGAAATGTTTTTCTCCCTCTTGCCTCCCATCGAATTTCAAGAGGTAACGGCTGATATTCTGTTTTTATTAATCTTAGTTGAATTATTTCGCCTGCTGATTATTTACTTACAAGAACAGCGGGTTTCAATTGGCGTTGCGGTGGAAGTTTCTATTGTTTCGGTTTTGCGAGAAGTGATTGTGCGAGGAGTTTTAGAAACCCCTTGGGTGCAAATTCTGGCCACAGGATCATTTTTAATAGTTTTGGCCGGATTGCTCTTAGTGCGTGCCTGGATTCCGCCAACTTTTGAAGGGATCGATCCAGAAAGAACGATTGCTAATCGTTACAAAAAAACCGTCAAAAGCTCTACGATGGCAGCAGAAGAATTCCCCCACGAATTAGATTAA
- the dcm gene encoding DNA cytosine methyltransferase, producing MRRPIAIDLFSGCGGMSLGLEAAGFDIAAAVELDPIHTLVHHVNFPYSVSICQDINHLKTQKLMTQIKQKGFSCEVDLIAGGPPCQGFSHIGKRQLDDPRNSLVFQYVRIIKDLKPKYFIFENVPGIASGQHRQFLDELISEFKRIGYVIAQPIKILDASRFGAPQKRKRLILIGSRKDVKPAHYPLETHQETEANINPVNTVGDAIADLANIPAFVHQDRGIDASKLDYSGLRKSFALHPSAAYYLCHKRKNDGQVWGHIGSNHTAKSTTRFLLTEPGTVEKTSRFFKLSPSGLCNTLRAGTSSDRGAHTAPRPIHYREPRCITIREAARLHTFPDWFQFHRTIWHGFREIGNAVIPMLSKCLGDEIIECLNIDLNTLEIKDLPEVDSQYLTYNMGQASAYWDVPDDVIAKRKKVIKNVA from the coding sequence ATGCGAAGACCGATCGCGATCGATTTATTCTCAGGCTGTGGGGGAATGTCTCTGGGACTTGAGGCGGCTGGATTTGATATTGCTGCCGCAGTAGAACTGGATCCAATTCATACTCTAGTTCATCATGTTAACTTTCCCTATAGTGTCAGTATTTGCCAAGATATTAATCACTTAAAAACCCAAAAGTTAATGACTCAAATCAAACAGAAAGGGTTTAGCTGTGAAGTGGACTTAATTGCCGGGGGGCCACCGTGCCAAGGCTTTTCTCATATTGGCAAACGGCAGTTAGATGACCCCAGAAATTCTCTGGTATTTCAATATGTCAGAATTATCAAAGACCTCAAACCAAAATATTTTATTTTCGAGAATGTGCCGGGAATAGCATCGGGTCAACATCGGCAATTTTTGGATGAATTAATCAGCGAATTTAAGCGCATTGGTTACGTTATTGCTCAACCGATTAAAATTTTGGATGCCTCCCGGTTTGGCGCTCCCCAAAAAAGAAAACGCTTAATTCTGATTGGCAGTCGTAAAGATGTAAAGCCAGCCCATTATCCTCTAGAAACCCATCAGGAAACCGAGGCAAATATCAATCCGGTTAATACGGTCGGCGATGCTATTGCCGATTTAGCTAATATCCCCGCTTTTGTCCATCAAGATAGAGGCATTGATGCCAGCAAACTAGATTATTCTGGCTTGAGAAAAAGCTTTGCTTTGCATCCATCAGCCGCCTATTATCTTTGTCATAAACGGAAAAACGATGGCCAAGTTTGGGGGCATATTGGCTCTAATCATACCGCCAAATCTACTACCAGATTTTTATTAACTGAACCGGGAACTGTAGAAAAAACCAGTAGATTTTTTAAGCTTTCACCTTCAGGACTTTGTAATACCCTGCGGGCAGGTACAAGCAGCGATCGAGGGGCGCATACTGCCCCTAGACCGATTCATTATCGCGAACCGAGATGTATTACAATTCGAGAAGCTGCGAGACTGCATACATTTCCCGATTGGTTTCAATTTCATCGCACGATTTGGCATGGCTTTAGAGAAATTGGCAATGCGGTAATCCCGATGTTATCTAAATGTTTGGGCGATGAAATTATTGAATGTCTCAATATTGATTTAAATACTCTAGAAATTAAGGACTTGCCAGAAGTAGATAGTCAATATTTGACCTATAATATGGGGCAGGCTTCAGCTTATTGGGATGTCCCAGATGATGTAATTGCTAAAAGAAAAAAAGTGATAAAAAATGTCGCATAA
- a CDS encoding DNA cytosine methyltransferase: MVNAISLFSGCGGCSLGLKQAGFLVNLAVDIDETACETYAKNIGGNPILTVDLSHVKPAQILDRSHLSPAELHLIVGGLPCQGFSSAGTKDWADPRNSLLKKFVEIIIDLKPTWFIMENVEGLLTSKEGFYLISAIASFLESGYWVRAEKIYMERYGLPQKRKRIFIVGNLEECYFEFPPSFCADSEQMSLFAQQPHCSILNAIGDLPNPPESGVVFYDKSAQCDYQAQLRQAENQPIRQHKIKSVNGITQERINLLIPGGTMKDLPSHLQHASYQKRALRRVMDGMPTEKRGGAPNGLKRLLSDQPSLTITSASPNEFIHPWQNRLLTLRECARIQSFPDWYEFQGSWSEIASQIGNAIPPLFMNLLASHIKKIATWQRRPNSQGRWLGIDATKSSGKSPKLAKMLTQLEKITNSYAR, from the coding sequence ATGGTCAATGCTATAAGTTTATTTTCCGGTTGCGGGGGTTGCAGTTTGGGACTAAAACAAGCTGGTTTTTTGGTTAACTTGGCGGTAGATATTGATGAAACCGCTTGTGAAACTTATGCCAAAAATATCGGTGGCAATCCTATTTTGACAGTGGATTTGTCTCATGTGAAACCAGCGCAAATATTAGATCGATCGCACCTTTCTCCGGCTGAACTCCACTTAATCGTTGGTGGGCTACCCTGTCAAGGGTTTAGTTCAGCCGGGACTAAGGATTGGGCAGATCCGAGAAATAGTTTATTAAAAAAATTTGTCGAAATTATCATCGACTTAAAGCCAACTTGGTTTATCATGGAAAATGTTGAGGGATTGCTCACCTCTAAAGAAGGCTTTTATCTGATTTCAGCCATCGCAAGTTTCTTGGAATCAGGCTATTGGGTACGCGCTGAAAAAATTTACATGGAACGCTATGGACTACCGCAAAAACGAAAACGCATATTTATTGTGGGAAACTTAGAAGAATGTTACTTTGAATTTCCCCCTTCATTTTGCGCTGATTCTGAGCAAATGTCTCTATTTGCTCAACAGCCTCATTGCTCAATATTAAATGCGATCGGCGATCTGCCAAATCCTCCCGAGTCCGGTGTAGTTTTTTATGACAAATCTGCCCAATGCGATTACCAAGCGCAATTGCGGCAAGCGGAAAATCAACCAATTCGGCAGCACAAAATAAAATCAGTCAATGGGATTACTCAAGAGAGAATTAATCTATTAATTCCAGGGGGAACGATGAAAGATTTACCCTCACATCTTCAACACGCGAGTTATCAAAAACGTGCCCTTAGAAGAGTGATGGATGGAATGCCTACAGAAAAGCGAGGGGGGGCACCCAATGGATTAAAACGTCTTTTATCCGATCAACCCTCATTAACAATTACTTCCGCGTCACCCAATGAATTTATCCACCCTTGGCAAAATCGTCTTTTGACTTTGCGAGAATGTGCGCGAATTCAATCTTTCCCAGACTGGTATGAATTTCAAGGTTCTTGGAGTGAAATCGCGAGTCAGATTGGTAATGCAATTCCACCATTATTTATGAATTTATTAGCCTCCCATATTAAGAAAATAGCGACTTGGCAACGGCGACCAAATTCTCAAGGTCGATGGTTGGGGATTGATGCCACTAAATCAAGCGGAAAAAGTCCCAAATTAGCGAAAATGCTTACTCAACTGGAAAAAATCACCAATTCTTATGCTAGATAA
- a CDS encoding lysophospholipid acyltransferase family protein has protein sequence MTESKTAKNQPAKNQPGWTLDLRDERVILDWMPIWEWFYRYYFRVESDGWHHIPRTGQCLFVGSHNGGLASPDTSMVMYDWFRRFGTKRLVYGLMHRNAWKVDSRLTTLAAQMGAVIAHPKMAIAAFEKGASVFVYPGGAQDVFRPHHNRDRIHLAGRKGFIKLALRQEVPIVPVISKGAHDTLIVLGDFYEQIRQLHQWGMPWLFDVDPEVFPIYLGLPWIIGIGPLPNFPLPMQIKTRICRPIEFEYYGAEMAKDRDYVDICYEKVRYHMQLELDRLMVDRPGL, from the coding sequence ATGACTGAGAGCAAAACTGCAAAAAACCAGCCTGCAAAAAACCAGCCCGGTTGGACTTTAGACCTGCGCGATGAGCGGGTAATTTTAGATTGGATGCCGATTTGGGAATGGTTTTATCGCTACTATTTTCGGGTGGAAAGCGATGGTTGGCATCATATTCCCAGGACGGGTCAATGTTTGTTTGTGGGTTCCCACAATGGCGGACTGGCTTCTCCAGATACCTCGATGGTGATGTATGATTGGTTTCGGCGGTTTGGAACGAAGCGTCTGGTGTATGGTTTGATGCACCGGAATGCTTGGAAAGTCGATTCTCGGTTGACGACATTGGCGGCCCAAATGGGGGCTGTGATTGCTCATCCGAAAATGGCGATCGCGGCTTTCGAGAAAGGGGCAAGTGTGTTTGTTTATCCCGGTGGGGCGCAAGATGTGTTTCGGCCCCATCATAATCGCGATCGCATTCACTTAGCCGGACGCAAAGGCTTTATTAAACTAGCCCTGCGGCAGGAAGTGCCCATTGTCCCGGTGATTTCCAAAGGGGCTCACGACACTTTAATTGTCTTAGGGGACTTCTACGAACAAATACGGCAACTTCATCAATGGGGGATGCCGTGGTTATTTGATGTTGACCCAGAAGTATTTCCCATTTACTTAGGTTTGCCTTGGATTATTGGCATTGGCCCCCTACCAAATTTCCCCTTACCGATGCAAATTAAAACTCGCATTTGTCGGCCTATTGAATTTGAATATTATGGGGCAGAAATGGCCAAAGACCGGGATTATGTCGATATTTGTTATGAAAAAGTCCGCTATCATATGCAGTTAGAATTAGACCGTTTAATGGTGGATCGACCTGGTTTGTAA
- a CDS encoding calcium-binding protein, with amino-acid sequence MNLTANVSDNDDLGEVFQGDDRPNLAGTNLTDRLLGTVEMNILHGRESNDFIDAQGGSDRLYGRENDDYILGGDGDDKIWGGQGNDYIEGSAGNDLMFGESGSDHLLGGDGSDRLLGHKDNDYLSGDLGADTLTGGQGRDVFAISLGMDGLTLEAADVITDFNVQEDFIDLMDSATAGGLTSESLNITQGTGNYTNDLIIQHQATGEYIAILLGIQPSEISLIQFI; translated from the coding sequence GTGAATTTAACCGCTAATGTGAGCGACAATGATGATTTAGGAGAGGTTTTTCAAGGTGACGATCGCCCAAATTTGGCCGGAACTAATTTGACCGATCGCCTCCTTGGAACTGTGGAAATGAATATTCTACATGGACGAGAAAGCAATGATTTTATTGATGCTCAAGGGGGGAGCGATCGCCTATATGGTCGGGAGAATGATGACTATATTTTAGGAGGGGATGGCGATGATAAAATTTGGGGCGGTCAGGGCAATGATTATATTGAAGGTAGTGCAGGCAATGATTTAATGTTTGGGGAAAGTGGCAGCGATCACCTGTTAGGAGGAGATGGCAGCGATCGGCTATTGGGTCATAAAGATAATGACTATTTATCGGGGGATTTAGGTGCAGATACCCTCACGGGAGGGCAAGGACGGGATGTATTTGCGATCAGTTTAGGCATGGACGGATTGACATTAGAAGCAGCAGATGTTATTACTGATTTTAATGTGCAGGAAGATTTTATCGATTTAATGGATTCTGCCACCGCAGGGGGCTTAACTTCTGAATCCTTAAATATTACCCAAGGAACGGGAAATTATACTAACGATCTAATCATTCAGCATCAAGCAACCGGGGAATATATAGCCATTTTATTAGGAATTCAGCCAAGTGAAATTAGCTTAATTCAGTTTATTTAA
- a CDS encoding CHAT domain-containing protein, which yields MKRRITNFDGRSPFYPLFFLVLFLTLGVNKGLVFAQTITPATDGTGTVVTTEGNQINITGGKTSGDGANLFHNFQEFGLSDGQIANFLSRPEIVNILGQISGGNPSLINGLIQVTGGNSHLFLLNPAGIVFGPNAALNVLGDFTATTATSLGFDNGILQVFGNNNYTTLVGNPIYFSFDNIQPGSLINFADLAVRSGQSLSLIGGTILSTGSLAAPQGNLIITAVPGESILRISQPGHLLSLEVSLSNLKTEAFNPLSLPELLTGGGNIIDANQVRFNEAGQVVLSGSALGIGNGDVVIQPTNQSNQSATIISGNATLSAANNLTLVASNLQATGDLNLFAGNGLKIRDFMDSRLRGNDSDSGNDSDNLDYQLPGNKSYQNPFSAIAGGNMNLTGLQKIDIFALNSVNQGATFQAGGDITLISGGNIATDAHFATEGNFFIRNVAGDFGDFISYYDPIISADGNVSFDEYTGVSLKVEATGGIDAGNITITNPDVTLSGLPDPDAEILANSPALILRSGVSSLTNPANIPPDLTVINTAFLSDSEQLNRDISVSQISTPGGPVTINSGGQLIIDRIVTQGGDINLFAQGNMQILGLLNSSADNGGNVTINGLTNVDIFAIDAQGLASDGTGGNVNINAGNFFQARGSFVDQNNRTASISTAGTVSGGSISIRHAGGSETPFIVGNATTNGTAAALTTGSETISPTFEVPVDDDGIYTQGNITIITTSNPVSEPPEEDIAVPIDSETTEETPTEETTVETPTEETTVETLIEETPIEETPIEETPIEETPIEETPIEETPTQEITSQAEEPEITTVNAIAEPSVSTVPESTNSPTIVESNPAIEQNNSQSVISSDSSTEIANVLTGSESTENSSQTVLNSSSDTTVGEILPDNSIKVGLRNIPLGIKTEIANRIDAGEISEAVPFIDRVFTEEVIAGSQVETSQPQLNSFESIQEELKNISVATQKKFALVYTVIRDEQLDVILVPINGAPIYRPIRDAGRKNMLPVVKDFMEKITSPRYRRNNRYLASAQQLYQWMIEPIEPDLEQLNIDTLVFVMDAQLRSIPLAALHDGEKFLIEKYSLGLIPSVNLTDTSYQSLANAKLLAMGSSTFKEHNLSDLPGVPLEVSTITQAWSGDSFLNEAFTWENLHHQISQHNYGIVHLATHAEFVPDAPSDSYIQLWDRKLSLSELREFLLERSSPINLMILSACHSALGNETSELGFAGLAVQAKVKSAIGSIWYVDDRATLGLMSELYRQIRLAFQDSENPGETDKKSKLKAEILREAQIAMLRGDVRIENGHLIALNSDDDILLPPEITVDQETFQHPYYWAGFTLVGSPW from the coding sequence ATGAAAAGAAGAATTACTAATTTTGATGGGCGATCGCCCTTTTATCCCTTATTCTTCTTAGTCCTTTTCCTGACCCTAGGAGTTAATAAGGGTCTAGTCTTTGCCCAAACAATTACCCCAGCAACAGACGGGACGGGAACCGTTGTCACTACTGAGGGAAATCAGATTAACATTACCGGGGGTAAAACCTCTGGAGATGGGGCAAATTTATTTCACAATTTCCAAGAATTTGGACTGAGTGATGGACAAATTGCCAACTTTTTATCCCGTCCAGAAATTGTCAATATTCTCGGACAAATTTCTGGGGGTAATCCATCGTTAATTAATGGTTTAATTCAAGTTACTGGTGGAAATTCTCACCTATTTTTGCTCAATCCGGCAGGCATAGTATTTGGTCCAAATGCTGCCTTAAATGTCCTCGGTGATTTTACCGCCACCACTGCCACCAGTTTAGGCTTTGATAACGGAATATTGCAAGTATTCGGCAATAATAATTATACCACATTAGTCGGGAATCCGATTTATTTTTCTTTTGACAATATTCAGCCAGGGAGTCTGATTAATTTTGCCGATTTAGCGGTGCGATCAGGACAATCTTTATCTTTGATTGGCGGAACCATACTCAGTACCGGGTCTCTCGCTGCACCCCAAGGGAATCTGATTATTACTGCGGTTCCAGGGGAAAGTATTTTGCGGATTAGTCAGCCCGGACATTTACTGAGTTTAGAAGTGAGTTTATCCAATTTAAAAACCGAGGCTTTTAATCCACTTTCTCTCCCTGAATTATTAACCGGGGGTGGCAATATTATTGATGCCAACCAGGTGAGATTCAATGAAGCGGGACAAGTAGTTTTATCCGGTTCTGCCTTGGGGATAGGCAATGGGGATGTGGTGATTCAACCCACGAATCAATCAAATCAATCGGCAACAATTATCTCAGGAAATGCTACTTTATCCGCTGCTAATAATTTAACCTTAGTTGCCAGTAATCTTCAAGCCACAGGCGATTTAAATTTATTCGCCGGTAATGGTCTAAAAATTCGCGATTTTATGGATTCCCGCCTTCGCGGGAATGACAGTGATAGCGGCAATGACAGTGATAATCTAGATTATCAGTTGCCGGGAAATAAGAGTTATCAAAACCCATTTTCCGCGATCGCAGGCGGAAATATGAATCTAACTGGACTGCAAAAAATTGATATTTTCGCCCTGAATTCTGTCAACCAAGGCGCAACTTTTCAGGCAGGGGGTGATATTACCTTAATTAGTGGGGGAAATATTGCCACCGATGCTCATTTTGCCACGGAGGGCAATTTCTTCATTCGCAATGTAGCTGGCGATTTCGGTGATTTTATCAGTTATTATGACCCAATTATTAGTGCTGATGGTAATGTGAGTTTTGATGAATATACTGGGGTTTCCTTAAAAGTAGAAGCCACGGGAGGAATTGATGCCGGGAATATCACTATTACTAACCCAGATGTGACTTTATCCGGTTTGCCGGATCCTGATGCGGAAATCTTGGCCAACTCCCCAGCATTAATTTTAAGATCCGGCGTTTCTAGTCTGACTAATCCGGCGAATATTCCCCCGGATTTGACCGTGATAAACACCGCGTTTCTCTCTGACTCCGAGCAACTTAATCGTGATATTTCTGTGAGTCAGATTTCCACTCCAGGGGGGCCGGTGACGATTAACTCAGGCGGCCAATTAATCATTGACCGAATCGTCACCCAAGGAGGAGATATTAATCTTTTTGCCCAGGGTAATATGCAAATTCTGGGCTTGTTAAATTCTAGTGCTGATAATGGCGGCAATGTGACGATTAATGGATTAACAAATGTTGACATATTTGCGATCGATGCTCAAGGACTCGCGAGTGATGGAACTGGCGGCAATGTTAATATTAATGCAGGCAATTTTTTCCAAGCCCGTGGCAGTTTTGTAGATCAAAATAATCGCACCGCCAGCATTTCTACTGCGGGTACAGTCAGTGGTGGGTCAATTAGCATCAGACACGCAGGAGGCAGCGAAACACCATTTATTGTCGGAAATGCCACCACCAATGGCACCGCAGCCGCATTAACTACGGGTTCGGAAACCATTTCACCCACCTTTGAGGTGCCTGTTGATGATGATGGGATTTACACTCAAGGCAATATCACAATTATCACAACGTCTAATCCAGTTTCAGAACCACCAGAAGAAGATATAGCAGTCCCCATTGATTCAGAAACCACAGAAGAAACTCCTACAGAGGAAACCACCGTAGAAACTCCTACAGAGGAAACCACCGTAGAAACTCTGATAGAAGAAACTCCGATAGAAGAAACTCCGATAGAAGAAACTCCGATAGAAGAAACTCCGATAGAAGAAACTCCGATAGAAGAAACTCCTACCCAAGAAATAACATCTCAGGCAGAAGAACCAGAAATAACCACCGTTAATGCGATCGCAGAACCATCGGTCTCAACCGTCCCAGAGAGTACAAATTCACCAACTATCGTAGAGTCAAACCCTGCGATCGAACAAAATAATTCTCAATCTGTCATCTCATCAGATTCATCCACTGAAATTGCTAATGTATTGACTGGAAGTGAAAGTACAGAGAATAGCAGTCAGACGGTTTTAAACTCTAGCAGCGATACCACAGTAGGGGAAATATTGCCGGACAATTCAATCAAAGTTGGACTAAGGAATATTCCTCTAGGGATCAAAACTGAAATCGCTAACCGAATTGATGCCGGTGAAATATCGGAAGCTGTTCCCTTTATCGATCGCGTATTTACGGAAGAAGTCATCGCAGGAAGTCAGGTTGAAACCAGCCAACCTCAGTTAAACTCTTTTGAGTCAATTCAAGAGGAATTAAAAAATATTTCCGTAGCGACTCAGAAAAAATTTGCTCTGGTTTATACGGTGATCCGGGATGAACAACTTGATGTAATTTTAGTACCTATTAATGGCGCTCCCATCTATCGACCAATCAGAGATGCTGGACGAAAGAATATGTTGCCAGTAGTCAAAGATTTTATGGAGAAAATAACCAGCCCTCGATACAGAAGAAACAATCGATATCTAGCATCAGCGCAGCAACTTTATCAATGGATGATTGAACCAATTGAACCTGACCTAGAACAACTCAATATTGACACTTTAGTATTTGTCATGGATGCTCAGTTACGCAGCATTCCTTTAGCAGCTTTACATGATGGAGAAAAGTTTTTAATTGAAAAGTATAGTCTGGGATTAATTCCTAGTGTAAATTTAACAGATACTAGCTATCAAAGTTTAGCCAATGCCAAACTTTTAGCAATGGGTTCTTCTACCTTTAAGGAACATAATCTTTCTGATTTGCCCGGAGTTCCCTTGGAAGTTTCTACTATTACCCAAGCATGGTCTGGTGACTCGTTTCTGAATGAAGCTTTTACCTGGGAAAATCTCCACCACCAAATTAGTCAACATAATTATGGGATTGTCCACTTAGCGACTCATGCGGAATTTGTCCCAGACGCCCCCAGTGATTCTTATATTCAGTTATGGGATCGCAAGTTAAGTTTGAGTGAACTGCGAGAGTTTCTGTTAGAGAGATCATCCCCGATTAATTTAATGATTTTGTCGGCTTGCCATTCTGCTCTTGGTAATGAAACATCAGAATTAGGATTTGCTGGTTTGGCAGTGCAGGCTAAAGTTAAATCCGCCATTGGCAGTATTTGGTATGTGGACGATCGCGCTACCTTGGGATTAATGAGTGAATTGTATCGGCAGATTCGGCTGGCATTTCAAGACAGCGAAAATCCTGGAGAAACTGACAAAAAATCCAAGCTAAAAGCAGAAATATTGCGCGAAGCCCAAATCGCCATGCTGCGGGGAGATGTGCGGATTGAAAATGGTCATTTAATTGCTCTAAATTCTGATGATGATATTCTTTTACCCCCGGAAATTACCGTAGACCAAGAAACTTTTCAGCATCCTTATTATTGGGCTGGATTTACCTTAGTGGGGAGTCCTTGGTAA
- a CDS encoding agenet domain-containing protein codes for MSSSIVQLVDQLPQDNITVKVLKALDFVAPGEWQNTVGFDQTIRVVTGENDPKKVQRIKERALVLYEDNKTGYKSAISLYQLIDKADTAMATAALANKIGEKIEFLSFLNRVTPKADVAQTIDLVLKIVVEIIAFCKIHGIPQPNPQLFVESLTNNYTDASLMRMAALVCLDGILPLGPDFLQKIHSIIDGGDAAIVKDNPVFGSISNSLPGDSPAAKFGFITQSFNAVQGWMNSLISKTGVTPDTILQSIGSFIQIADDKLDFVAAFLDQTTNYYEHTGIQTVARSLILAAYESVKNESEASTPDSSSQASGSQASGNGEFKVGQLVDVLSEDYWYAGTVRELQGNLCLIRYLYNNDPSDDEWIAQTNLAPAGSNYEVGDEIEVLYSDGEWYEAEIKKIKGDTYLVEYTDENFYDDEDDEEETEWVAWQRICCEA; via the coding sequence ATGAGTTCATCAATAGTTCAACTGGTAGATCAACTCCCGCAAGATAATATTACCGTTAAAGTGCTCAAAGCCCTAGACTTTGTTGCCCCTGGAGAATGGCAAAATACCGTTGGTTTTGACCAAACAATTCGGGTTGTCACCGGGGAAAATGACCCCAAGAAGGTACAGCGGATTAAAGAACGTGCCTTGGTACTCTATGAAGACAACAAAACCGGGTATAAATCAGCGATTTCTCTATATCAACTTATTGACAAAGCCGATACAGCAATGGCAACAGCAGCCTTAGCGAATAAAATCGGGGAAAAAATTGAATTTCTCTCATTTCTCAATCGAGTCACTCCTAAAGCTGATGTCGCTCAAACCATTGATTTAGTCTTAAAAATTGTCGTTGAAATTATCGCCTTTTGTAAAATACATGGCATTCCTCAACCCAATCCCCAACTCTTTGTGGAATCTTTAACTAACAACTATACTGACGCATCTTTAATGCGGATGGCAGCTTTAGTTTGCCTAGATGGGATTCTGCCTTTAGGTCCAGATTTCTTACAGAAAATTCACTCGATTATTGATGGTGGGGATGCGGCCATCGTTAAAGATAATCCGGTTTTTGGCTCAATTAGTAACTCATTACCAGGAGATAGTCCGGCGGCTAAATTCGGTTTTATTACCCAAAGTTTCAACGCCGTTCAAGGTTGGATGAATAGTTTAATTAGTAAAACGGGTGTCACCCCAGACACGATTTTACAAAGTATTGGCAGCTTTATCCAAATTGCCGATGATAAGTTAGATTTTGTGGCGGCTTTCCTTGACCAAACGACTAACTATTATGAACATACCGGGATTCAAACGGTAGCCCGCAGCTTAATTTTAGCCGCATACGAATCCGTAAAAAATGAATCAGAAGCATCTACCCCAGATTCCAGTTCTCAAGCTTCTGGTTCTCAAGCTTCTGGTAATGGGGAATTTAAAGTCGGACAATTAGTGGATGTTCTCAGTGAAGATTATTGGTATGCAGGGACGGTTCGGGAACTGCAAGGAAATCTCTGTTTAATCCGTTATCTTTATAATAACGATCCGAGTGATGATGAATGGATCGCACAAACCAATCTTGCTCCCGCTGGCAGTAACTATGAAGTGGGAGATGAAATTGAGGTTCTTTACAGTGATGGGGAATGGTATGAAGCAGAAATCAAAAAAATCAAAGGGGATACCTATTTAGTTGAATATACCGATGAAAATTTTTATGACGATGAGGATGATGAGGAAGAAACTGAATGGGTGGCTTGGCAACGGATTTGTTGCGAAGCTTAA